DNA sequence from the Selenihalanaerobacter shriftii genome:
CTATTGTATATCCCTCCTTAGTAACCTCTAGGTTACTAACTCACAAAAAAGTGCATACTTTACAGAATAAAAGTATTGGTATATAATTTTAAACGTCGAAAGAAGTCGAAAAAGAAGAGGAGTGTTAATTATGAATTCATTTTTAATTCCACCAGAAATTCATTTTGAAGAGGGAGCTTTAGATTACTTAACAGATATTGATCAGCAAAAAGTGGTAATAGTTACAGACGAGGGAGTTATGGAAGAGCTTGGTTTCCTAGCTACTGCTATTAATAAGTTAGAGACAGCAGGTGCTAAAGTCAGAGTTATTGATGGAGTTGAACCTAACCCATCAGTCAAAACAGTACTTAAGGGTAAAGAAGTAATGTTGAATTTTGAACCCGACTTAGTAATAGCTTTAGGTGGCGGTTCAACGATGGATGCAGCTAAGGTAATGTGGGCTTTTTATGAACATCCTAATTTAGAATTTACAGACATTATTGAAGTAGGTTCTATGCCTCAATTAAGAAATAAGGCCAACTTTATTGCTATTCCATCTACTAGTGGGACTGGTTCGGAAATTACTGCTTTTTCAGTAATTACAGATACTGAAAAGAAAATTAAATATCCAATTGTATCAACAGAACTTATCCCAGATGTTGCCATTATTGATCCTGATTTACCGGCAACAATGCCACCTCGCGTTACTGCTAATACTGGAATGGATGTTTTGGTTCATGCAATTGAAGCATTTGTTTCTACTAACGCTAGTGATTATACTGATGCTTTAGCTTTAGAAGCTATTAAAATAGTTTTTGAATATCTACCTCAGGCTTATCAAAATGGTGATGATATGACAGCTAGAGCAAAGTTACATAATGCATCTGCCATTGCAGGTATGGCTTTCTCTAATGCATCTTTAGGAATTGTACACAGTTTAGCTCACAAAATCGGCGGTGAATTAGATATTACTCACGGATTAGCTAATGCTATCTTAATGCCACATGTAATT
Encoded proteins:
- a CDS encoding iron-containing alcohol dehydrogenase, giving the protein MNSFLIPPEIHFEEGALDYLTDIDQQKVVIVTDEGVMEELGFLATAINKLETAGAKVRVIDGVEPNPSVKTVLKGKEVMLNFEPDLVIALGGGSTMDAAKVMWAFYEHPNLEFTDIIEVGSMPQLRNKANFIAIPSTSGTGSEITAFSVITDTEKKIKYPIVSTELIPDVAIIDPDLPATMPPRVTANTGMDVLVHAIEAFVSTNASDYTDALALEAIKIVFEYLPQAYQNGDDMTARAKLHNASAIAGMAFSNASLGIVHSLAHKIGGELDITHGLANAILMPHVIEFNYESAKGKIKEIETALNVDNLADAVRELNKELEIPRSFAKVDWIEFTEADFEEALDRMAANAKKDPCTLTNPNEPTVDDMKEIYQAAFYSQQ